In the genome of Phocoena sinus isolate mPhoSin1 chromosome 15, mPhoSin1.pri, whole genome shotgun sequence, the window CTTACCCTGCATGGTGGCGTCACGTTGTCTTAGACTTGCCTCACTACCACCACACCGAGCAGGTGGCAGTGCAACTGCTTTAATCGAATTCAGTGCGTTAGAAAGTCTCCCAGCTGGTGGCGGTAACGTGTCTCAAGAAAGGGGTTCCTTTTTATCATCTCACGTAGCCCAACAAGGTCATAGGTGTTGAGAGCCCCATTTTACTGGCGCAGGAAACTGCAGCTTGGCTTGGCCAAAGTGAGGCAGAGCTGCCCACGGGTGGAGGTCGGGGGTAGCTTGAGCACAGATGGCCAGAGCCCCTGTGCTTTGTGCACACGGTGCTTCCTCCCTCAGACCCCGACCTAGAAGTTGTTCTCTGGACCCCTGCggtaggggtggggagcaggggttGTTCCAGCGTGCAGTGGGGAGGGGGCGCCTCTACGGCTGTAGGCACAGGGCAGGTAGGCAGGAAGGAAGGCTACACCCCAGCCCCCTGTCCTGCCTCTCTCCCAGGAGCACATGTTCAACCACGTGGGCAGTAAGCCCTACAAGTGTGATGAATGCAGCTACACCAGTGTTTACCGGAAGGATGTCATCCGGCACGCGGCCGTGCATAGCCGGGACCggtcagtgggggtggggaagtggaggCCCAGGGTAACCACGGATTCCCCCTTACTGAGCCCCTGCTCGGGGCCAGCCCCCTTTGCAGCACAGTACAGATGGGGGAAAGGCAGGGCGATTCATCCCAGATCACTTGGCTCAGAACAGGGCAGTGTCAGGGTCTAGAGGTCCCTTATTTGGTCTCTTTCCTGCTTCGAGCTTTGTAAATTGGGGACAGTCACTACTGAGGTGATTAAAGGAAATCGTGTACCTAAAGGGTCTCAGAAAATGATCTGAAGGTCTTCCAGGCTCCACGTCCATACTCCATCTCTCACGGCACTGATAGGGCAGATGTAGGACAAGTGGGTGGAAAAGCAAAGATCCTGAAGGGCCTAGTGATTGTTCACTGAAGTATCACagcgcggcttgcaggatcttagttccccgaccagaagTTGAACCGCGGGCCTcggcagtggaagcgctgagtgctaaccactggacagccagggaagtcccgcttttaggtgtttctttaaaaaaaaataaaaagggagggggAGTTCTATGTCCACGTAAGATTAGGGACACCAGGTCGAAAACCTGGTTCAACAGCTCTTTTCCCTGCAgagcttctcagagcctttaaaatgcaaatgcattttgtgacagagagagagagagagagagagagagagagagagagaatgcactGTTCCTAAAGTTAGATGACtgcaaaactttatttacagcaCACCTCTTGGCATTTTCCCCAGCGAACTCCCATTGGGGGAATACTGTTCTAAGAGAAAGGGGCTTGGGTTGGGGCTGAGGACAGGGCCGAGGATGGGTCTGGTCAGCGGGGGAGGGTCTGGGGTGGGCTTGGGGACAAGATGGTCTGACTCCTGTGCCTTTCTCCCCCAGGAAGAAGAGGCCAGACCCGGTGAGTCTGGGGCCTCAGGCCGGGAAGGGAGCCTGCTTGAGGGTGGCTGGGGggttggtgggggaggaggcatggtctcaccctctctcctccccttttctctccACCCGGCCTCTTCTGTCCCTTCCCAGACCCCGAAGCTGagctccttcccctgccctgtgTGTGGCCGTGTCTACCCCATGCAGAAGAGACTCACGCAGCACATGAAGACTCACAGCACCGAGAAGCCCCACATGTGTGAcaaggtgggtggggctgggggcagggggcctgCCTGGGGGCTCCCTGGTCTGACTCGCCTCTCCACCCCCAACAGTGTGGAAAGTCTTTTAAGAAGCGCTACACCTTCAAGATGCACCTGCTCACGCATATCCAGGCCGTCGCCAACCGCAGGTACATCCCCGAGGAGGCCCCTGGGGCTGCGGTGCCCCACCGCGCCCTGTCGCTGAGCTCTCCCCTCTCCGACCACCTCCAGGTTCAAGTGCGAGTTCTGCGAGTTCGTTTGTGAGGACAAGAAGGCGCTGCTGAACCACCAGCTTTCCCATGTCAGCGACAAGCCCTTCAAGTGCAGCTTTTGCCCCTACCGCACCTTCCGAGAGGACTTCCTGCTGTCCCACGTGGCTGTCAAGCACACAGGTCAGTCCAGCCACCCCCCAACACACCGTAGCCCCCTGTCAGAGGCTCAGCTCTGTCCTCTTCATCCCCCTCGGCAGCCCCAGCCCTTCTACTGCAGGGAATCCCCCCTGGGTCTGTCACTCTAACCTCAGCTGAGTTTCCAACGCAGCCAGCTCTTCTCTGTGTGGCCCAGGGCCAGTTGCTGGCGCTCTCTGAACCTTTCTTAGTTGTGAAAGGAGAGAATCAGAAGTACCAACCATGGGGTTGTTATAAACGTGAGTTCCATTTGTTCCCTGAGCCCTGTCTGTTCTGGGCACTGGGGCTTGAGAGAGGTCTTACATAGGCCCTGCCCTCGACAGAAGAAACTGCTAAAGCAGCATCACATCTTGGCCCACAGAAGATGGACAGCAAAAGTTGGTTCTTTCTCCTCCTCGGTTCCTAGCCCTCTGTCAGACACActagggaagaagagagaaagagagctgggGGGACACTTCGGGAGATGAGTCATAAAGAGAAGTATGCGGTCACCTGACCTTGAAAATAGGCAGTCGGAGGAAGGCTGTGAGCGCAGAGGGAGACCTGGCTCGTTTCTGCCCTGGCACACCAAATTGCACGGAGCATGGGTTTCCCTGAGCTTGGGGACACATCGCAGGGAGTGAATCAGCTGGAGACGTTCTTGGGGTCACAGAAGGCTTCCTAGAGGCGGTGGGCAAGCCCAAGCATCCCTACACATGTGCCTGCAGGGGCCAAGCCCTTTGCCTGTGAGTACTGCCACTTCAGCACGCGACACAAGAAGAACCTCCGCTTGCACGTGCGGTGCCGACATGCAAGCAGCTTTGAGGAGTGGGGGCGGCGCCACCCCGAGGAGCCCCCTTCCCGCCGTCGCCCCTTCTTCTCTCTGCAACAGATTGAGGAgctgaagcagcagcatagcGCAGCCCCTGGACCTCCGCCCAGCTCCCCAGGACCTCCTGAGGTAATGAGCTCAGGCAGCAGACGGGGTTAGGAGCGTTGGCTGCAGTGCCGCTGTGATGCTGCCTCTCCCAGCCCTAGCATCCTCACTGGCACACTGAGTGCAGCGAGATGACCCCTGCCTCTCTGGATTGGGGTGAAGAGCAGCTGAGGTCACAGATACGTCACCCTAATCTCAGAGTAGGGGTGGCTTTCCAGTGCTAGTGATAGAGCGTGGAAACATCAGTATCTTGACTATGGTGATAGTTTATTATTCTCTTCATGTAAAAGAAGGTCAGCAACCCAGGGCTCATGTGGCAGCTCCTTGATCAGTCATCAGGAACCAAGCTCTCTCGATACTTTTTCCCAGCCGTCCTAGGCATGTGACTCCCATTTCTGTGATTGACTTATGGTCCCATATAGCTGCAGAAGCTCCAGCCTTCCTAGCCACATCCCAGGCAAGGAGCAGGAGGAAGGGATAGGGGAAGAGCAAAAATGATGCCCGCCATCTATCCGTCTTACCTTCCTCGTGAACTTTTACCAGAAGCTCCTGCTTAACTACAGGGCCACACTTCACCCAGCcgcaagggaggctgagaaatatAGTCTTGCAGCTGAGTATgttgcctgccccctcccctcccctccccaaaagaTGGACCACCACAATGTGCTGGTAGAACAcagaggctctggagtcagacagtcttgtgttcaagtcccagttctgctacttactagctgtgggatcCTTAACCTTAGTCAGTTCATCTGTTACATGGAGCTGGTAAATATCTTGAAAATATCTTGAAGAGGGTGAAGATGAAACAAGCCAGTAGCTGTAAAGTGTCTGGCACGTAGGAGGTGCTTGGCGAATGCACCTGAATCTGAGCTGCCCCCCGTCACACTTGGCCATATTCCCACCCCGCAGATCCCCCCAGAGGCAGCACCTCTCCAGTCACCCGAGACACCCCCGCTGCTCTGTTCTGACACCCTGGGCGGTGCCACCATCATCTACCAGCAAGGTGAGTTCTGAGGGATGGTGGGAGCAGGGGCAGGGCTCGTGCCGGTGGGGGCCGGAAGCTGGGGAAGAGGGCGTTGGGTGCCAGTTTTCCGGCCATTTCTAAGGCTCAGGTCCCACCCACCCAGGGGCTGAGGAGTCGACGGCCATGGCCACACAGACAGCCTTGGACCTGTTGCTGAACATGAGCACTCGGCGGGAGCTGGGCAGCGCCGCCCTGCAGGTGAGCTCCTCCCCGGCCCGGCTTTACCCGTGCTGCCAGGTCTGCGCTGGACGCTGGGAGCGGAGGCTAGTGATGGAGCAGACgtgccctgccctcagggagctcccaGTCAGTGGGAGACAGATCCACTGAAACCCAGTGGGCAGACGCGGAGGAGGGGGACCGCTGTGCCAGGGGGGCCCCGGGAGGGCAGAGGCTCTCCCACTCCTCTGTCCGGAGTCACCAGCGGTCTCCGCCATGCTGAGCGGTCGGCACCGCCCGTGCCCATGAGTCTGAACTAGCTTCCCATCTAGCCTAGCACCCTCATTCCATGCCACCTCTCACATGCTCCATGTACCTTAAAGCCTAGCACATCTTCCCCCAGGTTCATCATCTTTACttgtcccttcccttcccccgtGCCTCTCCAGGATTCTCTAAGGCGGAGAGAGGTTTGTTAGCACCTCCCATCTCCCAGCCTCTTGAAAAGATGGAGACTGTGTGTTTGAGATGATGAATTCCAACAGCTTGGAACAGTGACATGCTGCTGGGGGACAGAGCTCTGTGGAGGGGAGCCTGCTGTTGGACCTGGAATCTTCAGAGGGTTTAGTTTGTGGCATCTGGGGGTGTgtagaagttttacatttttagataGTTCAACGTATCAGGCTTTTATAGTTTTTGCCTGTGGTATCATCCTTAGGCCTCTTCACCTCAAGATTATATAAACATTcgtttgtattttcttcttaggGTTTCATTTTTTACACTTAAATTTTTACTCCACCTGGAATTCACTTTTGGTATGTGCAGAAAGATAGGGgactaagtttatttttttcccagaagttgTCCAGTGCAATAAATCGAATCCTCTCGTTTTCCCCAGTGGTTCAAAGTATCCCCTTTATCGTGCACTGGATTCCCCCAGGTACAGGAGTCTGCTTCTAGACAAGTTCTGTTCTATTGCTCTGTTTGCCGTTCTCATGCCAGTATCATCcattttggttggtttgtttttctgattacaaaaacATACGCTTGTGAAACCCAAAATGAGCGTTAAGAATTGTTCTCTTCAGAAGGTGAAAGTCCTTAaggttcctcccctcccctccgatTCCACTGTTAACAGGTTAATAAGCGTTTCTGCAGTTTTGTCCACGTGCTCACTAACACAGAGACCTCCTGATCCTTAAAAAATGAGATCACGCCGTCCACGCTCACAGGCAGCCTAGCTTTTCTTCCCTCCGCGGCGTGTGAGGCACGGCCTGGCCACACACACGCGTCCACTCCTTCCTGACGTCTCCACGTCATTCCGTCCTAGGGATATTCTGAAGCTTATTTCGTCAGTCCTTTACGCGTGGGTGGCTTCCTTGTCATTAACTCAAGGCAGTGCTTCAGTGCACATACATTTTCGGGTGCTCATGAACATGTTTTTCAGTTGGGGGAGAAAAAAGCCTCCTAGAAGTAAATAGAATCAGTGGGTCCCAAGGCGTGACGCCTCACAAAAGCTATGTCAGTTACATGACCACCACAAGAGTGTGCTTCCTCACAGCCTCGCCAGCGCTGGGCATCAGTCTTTATAAATCTCTTCCATGTGATGGAAGTATATGTCAGGGTCTTAGTTTATAATTTTGTGATCACAAAAGGGATCgagtttctttctttatgttcatagaccattttatttcttctctgatgtaTGTTTGTGCCCTGTAtctatttttccattaaattattAGTCTCTTTTGTATAACTTTGCAAGGGCTGTTTGTATGTGTGGGAACTCCACTTTTTATCTCTTATGTGAATTATTAAATACCATCTCCCCCCATACCCCCAGCTTCTTTGTTTTCTGATCTCattttatggtttgtttttctGTAGGTTTTAACATATTCTGTCATGATTAGGAAACTCTTCCCACCCCAAGGATTATAGGAatatccatattttcttttaatatgtctCGAGTTTTATTTGTTACATTTCAATCTTGAAAACATTTGAAGCAGGCTTTGGAGTAGGATGTGAGGTAGACTCTGACTGttgcattattttcttaaatggtCTGCTACTTGTTCCTCTACCTCAGGATTTCTTATCCTTGGCactttgggccagataattcctTGCTGAGGGGGCTGTCCTGCTCGTCCGGGATGTTTGGCAGCATCTCTTGCTTCTGCCCCCTAGGTGCCAACCAATtgtggcaaccaaaaatgtctccagggcttccctggtggcacagtggttgagagtctacctgccgatgcaggggacacgggttcgtgccccggtctggggggatcccacgtgctgcggagtggctgggcctgcgcgtccggagcctgtgctccgcaacagtgagaggcccgcgtaccgcaaaaaaaaaaaaaaaaaaaaaaaaaaatgtctccagaccttGCCCAGTGCCCATGGGGGGTGGTAACGCTCTAGCCTGTTCTCGTTAAGTCTCCTTCCAGTTGCCAGGAACACACAGTTGGGCTCGTGTGAATACGTGGTGGTGGCACTGGGTCCCGCCAGACCGTGGGTGAGCTTTGAGGCCCTGAGATAGAAAAGGGCCTTGAACGCCAGCTCCTTTGCCACAGACCCCGCTCGTAATGCCCACTTGTGCCGTTGCAGGTGGCCGTGGTGAAGTCAGAGGACGTGGAAGCAGGGTTCGCATCCTGTGGTGGGAAGCCCTCCCCAGCAGGTGCCACTCCCCAAGTGGTAGCCCTCCACATGGCAGAGCCAGGGGGCAGCGTGGCCGCCGAGAGCCAGCTAGGCACCCCGGACCTACAGCAGATCACCCTGGCGCCTGGGCCATTTGGCGGGGCTGGCTACAGCGTCATCACGGCACCCACCATGGAGGAGGGCACATCGGCTCCTGGCACACCTTACAGGTGAGATCTGCTGCCTGCAAGACCTCCCCTCCAGCCGTTTATAGGTGTGCTGGGGGGAGTCAGATGAGGACCCCGCCCACGCAAGCCTAGGTGGCAGGAGGTAAAACTCCTAATACACGTAAAACAATTGGGCTGTAGGGGTGTCGTGTCCCTTCAGGAGGTCAAGAGCCGCTGAAGATGTGCCGGGCACGTGACATTCGTGGACTCACCTAAACCATTCCCACGAGATGCATGTTTCCCTCTCTTGACAAATGAGGAGGGAGGCGAAGTAACTCGCCTAAGGGCAGACAGGCTGTAGATCTGACCCTGgtctctgtggctccaaagcccacGTCCTCGTACGGGACGGTCCCTGAGGTCGTTTTAGGAACGAGTTCAGGCTCCTTAGCGACATTGGAGGCCCTGCAGCTGCACCTGGCTTTCTCTACACTGAGCACGTTTGGGGCAGAAATGTTTATGTTTCGCATGTTCGCTGAACCCCTGGGCAGTCTGAGGAAGCCCTGAATTCAAGTACCGGATTGTTCAGCTGGGATGGGAGTCAGAATCCCTGGGCCGGCACCTGGGCAGCCCAGCCTCTCAGCATCTGCCCTTTACCCTTGGCCCGTGGGTCCTTGCAGCCCTGCCTCCCCACTcgccctctcctcctgccccacctgGTCAGACTTGGGCTTGACCCCTGGAGCCCTTCACCTCGCCACCCCGCAGCATGCCCATCGAGGGGCAGGGATGACCGCTTCTGAGAAGGACGATCTCTGGACACTTGGTCGCCATTTACGCAGAGGCAGCGGAGGTTCGGCTGGtaaagggaggagccaggggtCAACCTGCAGTGGCAGTCACTCCTCAGTTGATGCCTTTCTTGGGGAAGGGGACTCCTGTGGCCCTCCATCCTCTCCTGGAACGCTGCCTTACCCCCCTCCTCTGCCCGCAGCGAGGAGCCCCCCGGGGAGGCAGCCCAGGCCGTGGTTGTGAGGGACACCTTGAAAGAAGCTGGCACCCACTTCATCATGGCCGCCGACGGGACCCAGCTGCACCACATCGAGGTGAGGCTGGGGGTAGCCACCTCTACTCttcccatttcttcctccctccctccctccctccctccctccgagCCTCACGCTCCCCTGCCTGTCCACAGCTGACTGCAGATGGCTCCATCTCCTTCCCAAGTCCAGACGCCCTGGCCTCTGGAGCCAAGTGGCCCTTGCTGCAGTGTGGGGGGCTGCCCAGAGACGGCCCTGAGCCCCCGTCTCCAGCCAGGACCCGCCGAGTGGGGGACCCCCAGGGCtctgcctccccacctcctgctgcCAGCAAAGCCCTGGGCCTGGTAGTGCCCCCCTCGCCACCATCTGCAGCCACTGCGTCGTCAAAGAAGTTTTCCTGCAAGATCTGCGCTGAGGCCTTCCCCGGCCGAGCTGAGATGGAAAGTCACAAACGGGCCCACGCTGGGCCTAGTGCCTTCAAGTGCCCCGACTGCCCCTTCAGCGCTCGCCAGTGGCCCGAGGTCCGGGTAGGTGCCCCCGTCCCTCTGCTGGCACCCCCCCAGGCCAGGTCCTCCGCTCCCTGCTGGGGTCAGAGATGACTCAGCAAGGCCCCAGCTCTCAGGGGGCTCAGTCTGGCGGGGAGGCACACCAGGTGGTGACTAACACCCAACAGTGTCCCCGGTGTGAACAAAGTGCGCACAGCCGAGCACAGATGGGGAACGAGTCACGTGGCCTTGGGGTGCTGGGGGGATGTCCCAGAGGTGATGGCTGAGCTGGGCCTGCAGGAGCAGAGGGGCGGGGGCGTGAGGCAGCTGGGGAGATTCGAGTCGTCCAGAACACTGAGGGCACAGTGTCCCAGGGAGGTGCGGGGGTCGGTGTGGAGCAGACCAGGTTCCGGGGACTCCGTCTGTTCACCCGAAAATCATCGGTTCTCAGATCCGAGCGCGTGCTGAATCCTCACAGTGGCTCAGTGAGGGGAGCGGGGCCCAGAACCCAGAGTGTCAGAGCTGGGGGCGACCTTCAGAGGCCCCTCTTTGAGCCTGTACGTTTCACAGGGGTGAACTGAGTGTCAACAGACACAGGGCTTTCCGAGCGGCCTCACGACGGAGCTCGTGGCTCTCCAACACCCAGCAGTGCCAGACCTTGGTCTGGCTTGTACTTCTCACCCAGCTCCTCCCACATCTACCGCGCCTGAGGTCAGGGTCCCTGGCTCCCCTGTCCGTGGGGAGCCATCTGTCCTCACCCAGCCGGTGCCCCGACTCCGCCCCATCTGCAGGCCCACATGGCGCAGCACTCAGGCCTGCGGCCCCACCAGTGCAGCCAGTGCAGCTTCGCTTCCAAGAACAAGAAGGATCTGCGGCGCCACCTGCTGACCCACACCAACGAGAAGCCCTTCGAGTGCCACCTCTGCGGGCAGCGGTGAGGCTGGGCGCAGGCGGGCAGGGGCTGCCGGGCACGCGTGGGGGGGCCACCCCTGAGCCGCCCTCCTTCGCCCTTAGCTTCAACCGGAACGGGCACCTCAAGTTCCACATCCAGCGGCTGCACAGTCCCGATGGGAGGAAAGCGGCAACCCCGACCACGCGGGCCCCGGCCCAGACCCCCAAGACCCCCACCCAGACCATCATCCTGAACAGTGACGACGAGACGCTGGCCACGCTGCACAGTGAGTGGCGCCTGGGGCCCCGGGGTGGACAAGGGACTTGAGCCGCTGCCCCAGAAGGCACCCTTGGGCCAGGGCGGGGCCAGGGCGGGGCCAGGGCGTCTCAGGTTCCCCTGGAGCCCCTGAAAGAGCGTCCACCCCTCTCTGCCCAGCTGCACTCCAGTCCAGTCACGGGGTCCTGGGCCCGGAGCGGCTACAGCAGGCACTGGGCCAGGAACACATCATTGTGGCCCAGGAACAGACAGTGACCAATCAGGTGAGAGCCTGGGCCGGGGGCCCTGCTGGCAGGTCATGGGCAGGGGTGAGGGCACACAGAAATCTGAAGCTAGAGCTGACCTGGCCCTGACAGGAGGAAGCCACCTACATCCAAGAGATCACTACAGCAGATGGCCAGATGGTCCAGCACCTGGTGACATCTGATAACCAGGTGAGCTGCTGCCGCCACCTCAGCCCTGAGTGCCTGCCCTCCTCCCCGCAACCTCCAGGCCCCATTCCCAGGAAGAGGTTGGGGGAACAGTACTTTCCAAACTCCTCCTCCAGCTGCCATTGCTGACAGGGTGTCCCTGACCCCCCTGCTCTGCTTTCCTCGCTGAGCTCCCAAGGAGCGGGGCCCCAGCACCTGCCTCTTCTCCCCCCTTGCTCAGGTACAGTACATCATCTCCCAGGACGGAGTCCAGCACCTGCTCCCCCAGGAATACGTCGTGGTCCCGGAGGGCCATCACATCCAGGTAGGCCAGGCCTGGGACGCGGGTGAGGAGTGAGGAGAGGGGTGTACACCCTCCTTTGAGAGTAACTGGATTGGCTTCCTCTCTCCAGGTACAGGAGGGCCAGATCACACACATCCAGTATGAACAAGGGGCGCCGTTCCTTCAGGAGTCCCAGGTAGGGCCCTTGGGGACCAGGTGGAGCCAGGGCCACGGACAGAGGTCCTGGTAAGGCTACATCTCATTGCCTCTCTCCTCCAGATCCAGTATGTGCCGGTGTCCCCAGGCCAGCAGCTTGTCACACAGGCCCAGCTCGAGGCTGCAGCACGCTCAGCTGTCACAGGTACGGGGCTGGACCCTGAGGGTCTTGGGGGCCTGGGGCCCAGGCCTAGTTCCTGGGCCTCAGGCTCAccatcctttcccctcccctggcAGCGGTGGCCGATGCTGCCATGGCCCAAGCCCAAGGCCTATTCGGCACGGAGGAGGCAGTGCCTGAACACATCCAACAGCTGCAACATCAGGGCATCGAGTACGACGTCATCACCCTGACCGATGACTGAGCCCCAGAGGCCCAACAAAGACCATGGATATTGGGGCCAGCCCTGCTCTGGGTGGGGGGCCCACTGGGACTCCCTCGCTGCTCCACCTAGGATCTCCAGATACTGAGCAGCCAGCATCCTGTCACTCCTGGGGAGCCAGACCTGTGCTGCTGGGGTTAGGGGACAGCCGTGGGCCCCAGCCAGGACATGCTGCGGGCCCCAGCCTGCAGGCAGGCTTTgggagagaaatttatttttgtttggatg includes:
- the ZNF335 gene encoding zinc finger protein 335 isoform X1 is translated as MEENEVESSSDTAPGPGRPEEPSESGLGVGTSEAVSADSSDAAAAPGPAEADDSGVGQSSDRGTSSLEEVSESSSSTDPLPHGYLPDSSSVSHGPVAGVTGGPPALVHSSALPDPNMLVSDCTASSSDLGSAIDKIIESTIGPDLIQSCITVTSAEGSGSETTRYLILQGPDDGAPMASPMSSSTLAHSLAAIEALADGPTSTSTCLEPPEEVQGGPSSPAQPCLGSGAEEPDLQSLEAMMEVVVVQQFKCKMCQYRSSAKATLLRHMRERHFCPGALTVACLAASTGGAGLPRVTCSKLVVPLAATATGKKGRLRKWGASARTQEEEGPEEEDDDDIIDAGAIDDLEEDSDYNPAEDEPRGRQLRPQRPTPSIPRPRRRPGRPRKLPRLETSDLLDGVEGEPLVSSQTGQSPLEPQDPEAPSSSGPGRLVALGKANRPPVEPGMSQSDVENAAPSCQDEPAAPPRRRGRPSRRFLGKKYRKYYYKSPKPLLRPFLCRICGSRFLSHEDLRFHVNSHEAGNPQLFKCLQCSYRSRRWSSLKEHMFNHVGSKPYKCDECSYTSVYRKDVIRHAAVHSRDRKKRPDPTPKLSSFPCPVCGRVYPMQKRLTQHMKTHSTEKPHMCDKCGKSFKKRYTFKMHLLTHIQAVANRRFKCEFCEFVCEDKKALLNHQLSHVSDKPFKCSFCPYRTFREDFLLSHVAVKHTGAKPFACEYCHFSTRHKKNLRLHVRCRHASSFEEWGRRHPEEPPSRRRPFFSLQQIEELKQQHSAAPGPPPSSPGPPEIPPEAAPLQSPETPPLLCSDTLGGATIIYQQGAEESTAMATQTALDLLLNMSTRRELGSAALQVAVVKSEDVEAGFASCGGKPSPAGATPQVVALHMAEPGGSVAAESQLGTPDLQQITLAPGPFGGAGYSVITAPTMEEGTSAPGTPYSEEPPGEAAQAVVVRDTLKEAGTHFIMAADGTQLHHIELTADGSISFPSPDALASGAKWPLLQCGGLPRDGPEPPSPARTRRVGDPQGSASPPPAASKALGLVVPPSPPSAATASSKKFSCKICAEAFPGRAEMESHKRAHAGPSAFKCPDCPFSARQWPEVRAHMAQHSGLRPHQCSQCSFASKNKKDLRRHLLTHTNEKPFECHLCGQRFNRNGHLKFHIQRLHSPDGRKAATPTTRAPAQTPKTPTQTIILNSDDETLATLHTALQSSHGVLGPERLQQALGQEHIIVAQEQTVTNQEEATYIQEITTADGQMVQHLVTSDNQVQYIISQDGVQHLLPQEYVVVPEGHHIQVQEGQITHIQYEQGAPFLQESQIQYVPVSPGQQLVTQAQLEAAARSAVTAVADAAMAQAQGLFGTEEAVPEHIQQLQHQGIEYDVITLTDD
- the ZNF335 gene encoding zinc finger protein 335 isoform X2; the protein is MEENEVESSSDTAPGPGRPEEPSESGLGVGTSEAVSADSSDAAAAPGPAEADDSGVGQSSDRGTSSLEEVSESSSSTDPLPHGYLPDSSSVSHGPVAGVTGGPPALVHSSALPDPNMLVSDCTASSSDLGSAIDKIIESTIGPDLIQSCITVTSAEGSGSETTRYLILQGPDDGAPMASPMSSSTLAHSLAAIEALADGPTSTSTCLEPPEEVQGGPSSPAQPCLGSGAEEPDLQSLEAMMEVVVVQQFKCKMCQYRSSAKATLLRHMRERHFCPAATATGKKGRLRKWGASARTQEEEGPEEEDDDDIIDAGAIDDLEEDSDYNPAEDEPRGRQLRPQRPTPSIPRPRRRPGRPRKLPRLETSDLLDGVEGEPLVSSQTGQSPLEPQDPEAPSSSGPGRLVALGKANRPPVEPGMSQSDVENAAPSCQDEPAAPPRRRGRPSRRFLGKKYRKYYYKSPKPLLRPFLCRICGSRFLSHEDLRFHVNSHEAGNPQLFKCLQCSYRSRRWSSLKEHMFNHVGSKPYKCDECSYTSVYRKDVIRHAAVHSRDRKKRPDPTPKLSSFPCPVCGRVYPMQKRLTQHMKTHSTEKPHMCDKCGKSFKKRYTFKMHLLTHIQAVANRRFKCEFCEFVCEDKKALLNHQLSHVSDKPFKCSFCPYRTFREDFLLSHVAVKHTGAKPFACEYCHFSTRHKKNLRLHVRCRHASSFEEWGRRHPEEPPSRRRPFFSLQQIEELKQQHSAAPGPPPSSPGPPEIPPEAAPLQSPETPPLLCSDTLGGATIIYQQGAEESTAMATQTALDLLLNMSTRRELGSAALQVAVVKSEDVEAGFASCGGKPSPAGATPQVVALHMAEPGGSVAAESQLGTPDLQQITLAPGPFGGAGYSVITAPTMEEGTSAPGTPYSEEPPGEAAQAVVVRDTLKEAGTHFIMAADGTQLHHIELTADGSISFPSPDALASGAKWPLLQCGGLPRDGPEPPSPARTRRVGDPQGSASPPPAASKALGLVVPPSPPSAATASSKKFSCKICAEAFPGRAEMESHKRAHAGPSAFKCPDCPFSARQWPEVRAHMAQHSGLRPHQCSQCSFASKNKKDLRRHLLTHTNEKPFECHLCGQRFNRNGHLKFHIQRLHSPDGRKAATPTTRAPAQTPKTPTQTIILNSDDETLATLHTALQSSHGVLGPERLQQALGQEHIIVAQEQTVTNQEEATYIQEITTADGQMVQHLVTSDNQVQYIISQDGVQHLLPQEYVVVPEGHHIQVQEGQITHIQYEQGAPFLQESQIQYVPVSPGQQLVTQAQLEAAARSAVTAVADAAMAQAQGLFGTEEAVPEHIQQLQHQGIEYDVITLTDD
- the ZNF335 gene encoding zinc finger protein 335 isoform X3 gives rise to the protein MEENEVESSSDTAPGPGRPEEPSESGLGVGTSEAVSADSSDAAAAPGPAEADDSGVGQSSDRGTSSLEEVSESSSSTDPLPHGYLPDSSSVSHGPVAGVTGGPPALVHSSALPDPNMLVSDCTASSSDLGSAIDKIIESTIGPDLIQSCITVTSAEGSGSETTRYLILQGPDDGAPMASPMSSSTLAHSLAAIEALADGPTSTSTCLEPPEEVQGGPSSPAQPCLGSGAEEPDLQSLEAMMEVVVVQQFKCKMCQYRSSAKATLLRHMRERHFCPATATGKKGRLRKWGASARTQEEEGPEEEDDDDIIDAGAIDDLEEDSDYNPAEDEPRGRQLRPQRPTPSIPRPRRRPGRPRKLPRLETSDLLDGVEGEPLVSSQTGQSPLEPQDPEAPSSSGPGRLVALGKANRPPVEPGMSQSDVENAAPSCQDEPAAPPRRRGRPSRRFLGKKYRKYYYKSPKPLLRPFLCRICGSRFLSHEDLRFHVNSHEAGNPQLFKCLQCSYRSRRWSSLKEHMFNHVGSKPYKCDECSYTSVYRKDVIRHAAVHSRDRKKRPDPTPKLSSFPCPVCGRVYPMQKRLTQHMKTHSTEKPHMCDKCGKSFKKRYTFKMHLLTHIQAVANRRFKCEFCEFVCEDKKALLNHQLSHVSDKPFKCSFCPYRTFREDFLLSHVAVKHTGAKPFACEYCHFSTRHKKNLRLHVRCRHASSFEEWGRRHPEEPPSRRRPFFSLQQIEELKQQHSAAPGPPPSSPGPPEIPPEAAPLQSPETPPLLCSDTLGGATIIYQQGAEESTAMATQTALDLLLNMSTRRELGSAALQVAVVKSEDVEAGFASCGGKPSPAGATPQVVALHMAEPGGSVAAESQLGTPDLQQITLAPGPFGGAGYSVITAPTMEEGTSAPGTPYSEEPPGEAAQAVVVRDTLKEAGTHFIMAADGTQLHHIELTADGSISFPSPDALASGAKWPLLQCGGLPRDGPEPPSPARTRRVGDPQGSASPPPAASKALGLVVPPSPPSAATASSKKFSCKICAEAFPGRAEMESHKRAHAGPSAFKCPDCPFSARQWPEVRAHMAQHSGLRPHQCSQCSFASKNKKDLRRHLLTHTNEKPFECHLCGQRFNRNGHLKFHIQRLHSPDGRKAATPTTRAPAQTPKTPTQTIILNSDDETLATLHTALQSSHGVLGPERLQQALGQEHIIVAQEQTVTNQEEATYIQEITTADGQMVQHLVTSDNQVQYIISQDGVQHLLPQEYVVVPEGHHIQVQEGQITHIQYEQGAPFLQESQIQYVPVSPGQQLVTQAQLEAAARSAVTAVADAAMAQAQGLFGTEEAVPEHIQQLQHQGIEYDVITLTDD